One window from the genome of Pandoraea fibrosis encodes:
- a CDS encoding DMT family transporter, with protein sequence MPFHIVLLVLMAALLHASWNALLRGGADRLWSMTIMCVAVAIASAAIALFLKPPAEASWGYAVLSAMLHVGYNLFLVRSYRAGELGQTYPIARGSSPVMIVVAASVFAGEKIGIDALLGVVLVSGGIVFLAFTGRGLALTSLPYALGTGCFIAAYSVADGIGVRLSGAPLAYTVWMCALWGILMPGVYIGLRGAGSLLAIRPGFAQALVGGWVSLLAYGIVIYAMARAPMGAVSALRETSVLFAALIGYVFLGDALTVRKMLACTVIAIGAAMIG encoded by the coding sequence ATGCCTTTTCACATCGTTCTCCTGGTACTGATGGCGGCCCTTCTGCATGCCAGTTGGAATGCGCTGCTGCGTGGCGGGGCCGACCGGCTTTGGTCGATGACGATCATGTGTGTGGCCGTGGCGATCGCCAGCGCCGCAATCGCCCTGTTTCTGAAGCCGCCAGCCGAAGCCAGTTGGGGGTATGCCGTGCTTTCTGCGATGCTGCACGTTGGCTATAACCTGTTTCTTGTCAGGAGCTATCGAGCGGGCGAGCTCGGACAGACCTATCCGATTGCACGAGGCTCCTCCCCCGTGATGATCGTCGTCGCGGCATCGGTGTTCGCTGGAGAGAAGATCGGGATCGATGCCTTGCTCGGCGTTGTGCTGGTGTCGGGCGGCATCGTTTTCCTGGCCTTCACCGGGCGCGGGCTCGCCCTCACCAGCCTGCCCTACGCCTTGGGAACCGGGTGTTTCATTGCGGCTTACAGCGTGGCAGACGGCATCGGCGTGCGCCTGTCCGGCGCTCCGCTGGCCTACACGGTCTGGATGTGCGCTTTGTGGGGCATCTTGATGCCAGGGGTGTACATCGGGCTGCGCGGCGCAGGTAGTCTGCTGGCTATCCGCCCCGGATTCGCGCAGGCACTTGTCGGCGGATGGGTCTCTCTTCTGGCCTACGGAATTGTGATCTACGCCATGGCTCGCGCGCCCATGGGGGCGGTATCGGCACTGCGAGAAACCAGTGTGCTTTTCGCCGCGCTGATTGGGTATGTCTTCCTTGGCGATGCGTTGACCGTTCGGAAGATGTTGGCGTGCACTGTCATTGCCATCGGGGCGGCGATGATCGGATGA
- a CDS encoding MFS transporter, with translation MNERLCTAPAAVTATSHQAPPVLGPSPLTHKLGRNHRWKVLGVGVAANCSFAAAMGGIPATAVQMRSAYALANGDLGLVLGMIGLGIAISELPWGMLTDRWGDRRVLLVGLMVTAAALVCLALWGVPTKHYVPSMPMLAAGMLAIGVLGGSVNGSSGRAVMRWFHDSERGLAMSVRQCAVPMGGGIGALILPGTALHFGFSAVYFELAIACVAAAFMAWRWLLEPPEEPHETASTAARAASASGGRPAASYTPLRDARLLSTALGMAVLAMPQIAVLTFGTVFLHDFAHVSVATISFTLGAVQTGAAITRVWSGRYTDKRRNRPAYLRVCTIVVGVVFALLALLVTALAHRPDWLAHGTPWLIALLIAGGVVASAWHGVAFTELATLAGASRAGTALGIGNTGVFLTMFLTPLAIPLLLSIGSWGLVWAGGLICAALAWPLFVWSHRQRTS, from the coding sequence ATGAATGAACGGCTGTGTACTGCCCCTGCTGCTGTGACCGCGACCAGCCATCAGGCGCCACCTGTGCTGGGCCCGTCACCCCTCACCCACAAACTCGGACGTAACCATCGTTGGAAGGTGCTGGGCGTTGGCGTGGCGGCCAACTGCAGCTTCGCCGCCGCGATGGGCGGCATTCCCGCCACGGCCGTGCAGATGCGCAGCGCCTATGCGCTTGCCAACGGCGACCTCGGACTCGTGCTCGGCATGATCGGTCTGGGCATTGCCATTTCCGAATTACCGTGGGGCATGCTGACCGACCGCTGGGGCGACCGGCGGGTGCTGCTCGTCGGGCTGATGGTGACGGCGGCGGCGCTCGTTTGCCTCGCGTTGTGGGGCGTGCCAACGAAGCATTACGTGCCGTCGATGCCGATGCTCGCGGCGGGCATGCTGGCCATCGGCGTACTCGGTGGCAGTGTGAACGGATCGAGCGGTCGTGCGGTCATGCGCTGGTTTCACGATAGCGAACGCGGTCTGGCCATGAGCGTGCGGCAATGCGCCGTGCCGATGGGCGGTGGCATCGGCGCGCTGATATTGCCGGGCACGGCGTTGCACTTCGGCTTCAGCGCGGTGTATTTCGAATTGGCGATCGCGTGCGTCGCCGCCGCGTTCATGGCATGGCGATGGCTGCTCGAGCCGCCGGAGGAACCGCATGAAACCGCCAGCACGGCAGCTCGTGCAGCGAGTGCTTCGGGCGGGCGTCCGGCCGCGAGCTATACGCCGTTGCGCGATGCGCGTCTGTTGAGCACTGCGCTGGGCATGGCGGTGCTGGCGATGCCGCAAATCGCTGTGCTGACGTTTGGCACCGTGTTCTTGCACGACTTTGCGCATGTCAGCGTGGCGACGATTTCCTTCACGCTGGGCGCTGTGCAGACGGGCGCGGCGATCACCCGCGTGTGGAGCGGGCGTTATACGGACAAGCGTCGTAATCGCCCGGCGTATTTGCGCGTGTGCACGATTGTCGTCGGTGTGGTTTTCGCGCTGCTGGCGCTGCTCGTCACGGCGCTCGCGCATCGTCCCGATTGGCTCGCACACGGCACACCGTGGTTGATCGCGCTGTTGATTGCGGGCGGCGTCGTCGCGTCGGCGTGGCACGGTGTCGCGTTCACCGAGCTGGCAACGCTCGCGGGAGCCTCGCGTGCCGGGACAGCGCTGGGCATCGGCAACACAGGCGTCTTCCTGACGATGTTCCTCACGCCGCTCGCGATCCCGTTGCTGCTGTCGATTGGCAGTTGGGGACTGGTATGGGCGGGTGGTTTGATCTGCGCCGCGCTGGCGTGGCCGCTCTTTGTCTGGTCGCATCGCCAACGGACATCTTGA
- the gcvA gene encoding transcriptional regulator GcvA, which translates to MRDLPPTATLRAFEVATRHATFTSASEELHITQSAVSHQLKHLEDLWGLQLFERGRSLRLTPAGAALAPIVREFFMSLGATLADLREQKGRVRLRVSTTYSFALKWLLPRLPSLSRQHPEILVTLETTDTAIHFSSTEPEVAIRFGSGNYPALHSDFMFREQIFPVASPELLNRFGVPHDPAELLRYPLLTRDGSDLVPKWALWFQQVGVAISALKENVRFADTNMTIEAALLGQGVALARSGHVEAEIGDGSLVRLFDVPFPSPVAYYFVCPKGVESQPHIVNFRHWLLAESGKAQQVYR; encoded by the coding sequence ATGAGAGATCTGCCGCCTACCGCCACGTTGCGTGCTTTCGAGGTCGCGACACGGCACGCAACGTTTACCTCTGCGTCAGAGGAGCTGCACATCACCCAAAGTGCGGTCAGTCATCAGCTAAAGCACCTCGAAGACCTGTGGGGGTTGCAACTGTTCGAGCGAGGCAGGTCGTTACGCCTGACACCGGCAGGTGCAGCCCTCGCGCCGATCGTGCGCGAGTTTTTCATGAGTCTGGGGGCAACGCTCGCCGACCTGAGAGAGCAAAAAGGTCGAGTCCGGCTCAGAGTCAGTACCACGTATTCCTTCGCCCTGAAATGGTTGCTGCCCCGACTGCCGAGTCTGTCCCGGCAGCACCCGGAAATTCTGGTCACGCTCGAAACCACCGACACTGCCATCCATTTTTCGAGCACGGAACCGGAGGTTGCGATCCGTTTCGGCAGTGGAAATTACCCGGCACTGCATTCGGACTTCATGTTCAGGGAGCAGATTTTTCCGGTGGCCAGTCCCGAACTTCTGAACCGCTTTGGCGTACCGCACGACCCTGCCGAATTATTACGCTACCCGCTGCTCACGCGCGATGGTTCCGATCTGGTGCCGAAATGGGCGCTTTGGTTTCAACAAGTCGGGGTGGCCATATCGGCGCTCAAGGAAAACGTCAGATTTGCCGACACCAACATGACGATTGAAGCGGCGCTGTTGGGGCAGGGAGTTGCACTGGCAAGAAGTGGCCACGTGGAAGCCGAGATTGGCGACGGCAGTCTGGTCCGGCTGTTTGACGTTCCGTTCCCGTCTCCCGTGGCCTACTACTTCGTCTGCCCGAAGGGCGTCGAGTCGCAGCCCCACATCGTCAACTTTCGTCACTGGCTTCTGGCGGAGTCCGGCAAAGCTCAGCAAGTCTATCGTTGA
- a CDS encoding oxidoreductase, protein MTMSENPSVAILGPGAIGTTVAAAMHAAGRTPAIYGRTRHEHLVLRTDSDRIVVPGPVRTDPVEIRDTFDLVFVAVKSTQVAAAAPLLSALCDARTVVCVLQNGLEQKALVAPHVHGGPVLPSVVWFPAQREPDASVWLRGKARLTLPDAPGTRLVLEALRGTWCSVDVATDFTSVAWRKLLQNAVAGLMVLTNRRAGMFSRSDIAGLALAYLRECLEVARAAGATLGDEVAQAIVDQFAHSPSDLGTSILADRQAGRPLEWDSRNGVVQRYARARGIPTPISDLIVPLLAAASDGPG, encoded by the coding sequence ATCACGATGTCAGAGAATCCATCCGTTGCCATCCTGGGCCCGGGGGCAATTGGCACGACCGTCGCCGCTGCGATGCATGCGGCTGGACGCACGCCGGCGATATACGGCCGCACGAGGCATGAGCATCTGGTGCTGCGTACCGATAGCGATCGCATTGTGGTTCCGGGGCCGGTGAGGACGGATCCCGTCGAGATCCGGGACACATTCGATCTGGTGTTCGTCGCGGTCAAGTCGACACAGGTAGCGGCAGCGGCCCCTTTGCTTTCGGCATTGTGCGACGCCAGGACGGTGGTCTGCGTGCTGCAAAACGGACTTGAGCAGAAAGCGCTTGTCGCGCCGCACGTGCATGGAGGGCCAGTGCTGCCATCGGTGGTCTGGTTTCCTGCGCAACGCGAACCGGATGCCTCGGTTTGGCTGCGTGGCAAGGCGCGCCTCACCTTGCCTGACGCACCGGGGACCCGCCTGGTGCTCGAGGCTTTGCGTGGCACATGGTGTTCGGTCGACGTCGCAACGGATTTCACATCCGTCGCCTGGCGAAAGCTTCTACAGAACGCGGTAGCCGGGTTGATGGTGCTGACAAATCGTCGCGCCGGCATGTTCTCCCGAAGTGACATCGCCGGGCTGGCACTGGCCTATCTACGGGAGTGTCTCGAGGTGGCTCGTGCGGCGGGGGCGACACTGGGCGACGAAGTCGCGCAAGCGATCGTGGATCAATTCGCCCATTCTCCGTCCGACTTGGGCACATCGATCCTTGCCGACCGGCAAGCCGGGCGCCCGCTCGAATGGGACAGCCGAAACGGGGTGGTGCAGCGATATGCGCGTGCGCGCGGCATTCCTACGCCAATCAGCGATCTGATCGTGCCCCTTCTGGCTGCGGCCAGCGACGGGCCCGGTTGA